One window of Serinus canaria isolate serCan28SL12 chromosome 3, serCan2020, whole genome shotgun sequence genomic DNA carries:
- the TMX4 gene encoding thioredoxin-related transmembrane protein 4: MAPGRWRQGRRLLRALLLVALLGPAACFSSSFYSPGEPRSSVRVLCGSNWSLVLQGQWMLEFYAPWCPACQQMEVAWESFAKESERLGITVGKVDVTQEPGLSGRFFVTTLPTIYHANDGVFRRYRGSRTLEDLQGYILERKWEAVEPVAGWKSPSSIMMHGMAGLFHFSGWIRQIHNYLTGTLGVHVWISYAIFILATLLIGLLLGLVLVLISDCLCPAKSKHRAETPEEAISKENAENAALEQPDEAEQLSADEAADVKDLSDGEDAANSSADESEEDLALGKESGGEETEDLSEQPLAESETESTVRQRKSQGAEKEL, translated from the exons ATGGCGCCGGGCCGCTGGCGCCAGGGGCGGCGGCTCCTCCGCGCTCTGCTGCTCGTGGCGCTGCTGGGTCCCGCCgcctgcttttcttcctccttctacAGCCCCGGCGAGCCGCGGAGCAGCGTGCGAGTGCTGTGCGGCTCCAACTGGAGCCTGGTGTTGCAGGGCCAGTGGATGTTGGAGTT TTACGCTCCTTGGTGTCCAGCCTGTCAGCAGATGGAGGTGGCCTGGGAGAGCTTTGCCAAGGAAAGCGAGCGGCTCGGCATCACCGTGGGGAAAGTGGATGTCACTCAGGAGCCAG GCTTGAGTGGTCGTTTCTTTGTCACAACACTTCCTACAATTTACCA TGCCAACGATGGAGTGTTTCGCAGATACCGCGGCTCCCGCACCTTGGAGGATCTTCAAGGCTACATCTTGGAGAGGAAATGGGAAGCTGTGGAGCCTGTAGCAGGATGGAAGTCTCCATCTTCTATAAT gaTGCATGGCATGGCAGGGCTGTTTCACTTCTCGGGATGGATCAGG CAAATTCATAACTACCTCACTGGCACTCTTGGAGTTCATGTTTGGATTTCCTATGCCATCTTCATCTTAGCTACCTTACTGATTGGCCTGCTCTTGGGTTTG GTCCTGGTTTTGATTTCAGACTGTCTCTGCCCAGCCAAGtcaaaacacagagctgaaacaCCTG AAGAAGCAATCAGCAAGGAGAACGCGGAGAACGCGGCGCTGGAGCAGCCGGACGAGGCCGAGCAGCTCTCCGCCGACGAGGCTGCCGACGTCAAAGATCTCTCAGATGGAGAAGATGCAGCAAACTCGAGTGCTGATGAGTCAGAGGAGGATTTAGCACTTGGAAAAGAATCAGGGGGAGAAGAAACGGAAGACTTGAGCGAGCAGCCTTTAGCTGAATCAGAGACTGAAAGCACAGTGAGGCAGCGAAAGAGTCAGGGCGCTGAGAAGGAGCTATAG